In the Malania oleifera isolate guangnan ecotype guangnan chromosome 1, ASM2987363v1, whole genome shotgun sequence genome, one interval contains:
- the LOC131149067 gene encoding protein GRIM REAPER-like, with product MTSLIAADAEDYEEYVIDAPFVNTRSLRGRFLASIIKKGTHCDVSNNICNGISENNGASRLFCCKSHCRNVLRDRNNYGRCGHKCDFGQLCCGGKCTNVGFDPLHCGKCNKACAPGVKCENSYCGYAS from the coding sequence ATGACCTCTTTGATAGCTGCTGATGCCGAAGACTATGAAGAGTATGTAATCGACGCTCCATTTGTCAATACTAGATCCTTGAGAGGTCGATTTTTAGCGAGTATCATAAAGAAAGGTACACACTGTGATGTTAGTAACAACATATGTAATGGGATTTCGGAAAACAATGGTGCTAGCCGTCTTTTTTGCTGTAAGAGCCATTGCCGCAATGTTCTTCGAGACAGGAACAATTACGGAAGGTGCGGGCACAAGTGTGATTTTGGACAACTTTGTTGTGGGGGTAAATGCACCAACGTAGGTTTCGATCCTCTTCACTGTGGCAAGTGCAACAAAGCATGCGCTCCGGGAGTTAAATGTGAGAACAGTTATTGTGGATATGCTTCATGA